Part of the uncultured Desulfobacter sp. genome, CAGCAATTGTGAACTGTTCATCTTACATGCGAATAAGATTTATTGTTTTACCTCGTACAAATCCGTTGTCCGATCCTGTAGATAGATGCGCTGGTATTTGGAATTATCTGCCTGCTCATAAAATTGATAACCCTGCTCCCGGCATGCGTTGCAGGCATTGATGGGGATATGAACGCCAAGGACATGATTCCCCGGCGTGGCCTTGGAATCCACCTCAAAACTGCCGCCGCAATCCCTGCATATACGGATTTTCTCTTTCTGGCGTTCAAAAATATTGTCTGTGTCATAAAACACTTCCCGGTGGCGGGTCACGATCTGTCCGGGTTCACCGGCAGCGTCTCTCATTTCATACCGCTGCCCCCAGTAGCGCATGATCTGGTCACAGGTCTGTTTGATTTTATCCGTGGTACTGACTGACTGTTTGAGCCGTTCCGGATTATAATCGGGCTCCACCACACCGGAATAATCAATACCTGCCATGGCAAGGATAATACCCAGATTTACATACGGCAGGGCACCTTCAATGGCATATCCCCCTTCAAGGACCGCAATATCCGGCTTCAGCATGGAGGTCAGGCGCGCATACCCCTGGGCCGAAAAATTCATATTTGTCAAAGGATCTGTGTAGTGATTGTCCTGACCGGCGGAATTGACCACAAGATCGGGTTTAAATTCCTCAATGACCGGCAGCACACAATTTTCAATCACATAGAGATAC contains:
- a CDS encoding histone deacetylase, with the translated sequence MLNAPHKTGLVFFPAFDWAIDPTHPEREERLLYTQDQVTEEGIFDVPEIIEYKPELVTPQDIQRAHFCVPDEESITTESHLISAGGAKAIADAVMSKEVENGFALVRPPGHHAMRVTHGGRGFCHINIEAVMVEYIRSQFNVKRIAVIDTDCHHGDGTNDIFWHDPDVLFISLHQDGRTMYPGTGFPSELGGPNAKGSNLNIPLPPGTSTEGYLYVIENCVLPVIEEFKPDLVVNSAGQDNHYTDPLTNMNFSAQGYARLTSMLKPDIAVLEGGYAIEGALPYVNLGIILAMAGIDYSGVVEPDYNPERLKQSVSTTDKIKQTCDQIMRYWGQRYEMRDAAGEPGQIVTRHREVFYDTDNIFERQKEKIRICRDCGGSFEVDSKATPGNHVLGVHIPINACNACREQGYQFYEQADNSKYQRIYLQDRTTDLYEVKQ